From Xenopus laevis strain J_2021 chromosome 7L, Xenopus_laevis_v10.1, whole genome shotgun sequence, one genomic window encodes:
- the LOC121395557 gene encoding syncytin-2-like — translation MIRCIVSIYTCCLMYFGYCYEESHPNLLFKMHLQLAKTANRSNCWVCSKPPPSQSIPAMAAVHALYDIKVGMRKFSPSGRSAERHMSIEFNQTFLDGNVTYGTRLSRPVWVSGQLGQSGICFNISSGFGAKSLGRTECPSGITIQLLRNARNRNPNDLCVSLTGPYYFLCGQAAYRVVPPNTRGSCSLVRLVPASYIADGHKDLMVQRRVSVGRRTRRELFSAGNRAWAWFPAWTGWGIELMKRLNNFSIIMDEMFNETVEAMREISSEQRQLKTLMLHEKMALDYLLASKGGFCEFIGEDCCTWVENTGDKVQAHLDKVKELQGQACAIAEEGWNPFKGLGGFGDMLFSIGS, via the exons ATGATCAGGTGCATTGTTTCTATATACACttgttgtttaatgtattttggatactGTTATGAGGAGTCACATCCGAATTTACTGTTCAAGATGCATTTACAATTAGCAAAGACAGCAAATAGGTCCAACTGCTGGGTGTGCTCCAAACCCCCTCCGAGCCAGAGCATCCCGGCAATGGCGGCAGTACATGCCCTTTATGACATCAAGGTGGGCATGAGAAAGTTTAGTCCTTCAGGTAGATCAGCGGAACGCCATATGTCCATAGAATTTAATCAGACATTCTTAGATGGTAATGTCACCTATGGTACTAGACTTAGCAGACCCGTGTGGGTATCCGGTCAATTAGGCCAGTCCgggatttgttttaatatcagCTCTGGTTTTGGAGCCAAGTCCCTGGGGAGGACCGAATGCCCATCTGGGATAACCATCCAG TTGTTGCGCAATGCCCGTAACCGTAACCCCAATGACCTTTGTGTCTCATTAACTGGGCCCTATTACTTTTTGTGCGGCCAGGCTGCCTATAGAGTCGTTCCCCCTAATACTAGAGGGTCATGCTCCTTAGTCAGGTTAGTCCCTGCCTCCTACATTGCCGACGGTCACAAGGACCTAATGGTGCAGAGGAGGGTGAGTGTGGGAAGAAGGACCAGGAGAGAGCTATTCTCCGCAGGGAACCGTGCATGGGCATGGTTTCCGGCATGGACCGGATGGGGTATAGAACTTATGAAGCGGCTTAATAATTTTTCCATCATAATGGACGAGATGTTTAATGAGACAGTCGAAGCCATGAGAGAAATTTCTTCTGAACAACGACAGCTGAAGACCCTTATGCTTCACGAGAAAATGGCTCTCGACTATCTTTTAGCATCAAAGGGGGGTTTCTGTGAGTTCATCGGGGAGGATTGCTGTACCTGGGTGGAAAATACTGGGGACAAGGTTCAGGCCCATCTTGACAAGGTGAAAGAGTTACAGGGACAAGCATGCGCTATTGCAGAGGAGGGttggaacccctttaaaggtttagggGGCTTCGGTGATATGTTGTTTTCTATTGGATCATAG